From the genome of Desmospora profundinema, one region includes:
- a CDS encoding site-2 protease family protein: MGSNHKEKRGAGWFARVGGMIRRAVQAIPALLKLGKAGGTFWSMVITVVVYTLIFPWTFSLGLVVMIFIHEMGHVWAAKRKRLPVSAPAFIPFVGALITLKKQPQDAATEAYVALGGPVVGTIGAFACYLLYLWSGLDVLLPISLIGFILNLFNLLPIHPLDGGRIVTAISRWFWAAGLAAGLFLILYTFNILLVLIWLLFAYQLWDTYFPRKRQKVRTLQATARFGRERFDHMGVWIPGEKHERELEFVQYCTLRNREHWCDIVYPGVGIIHRLHDFTGRFKGVRLMETRVEEEETGPSVHMELQLTYVPGEEEGFLRKDEAYYNVKARTRFGYGLVYFGLGAFLLYMVFQLTGFSLAGPAVVS, translated from the coding sequence GTGGGTTCAAATCATAAAGAAAAGCGGGGGGCAGGATGGTTTGCTCGAGTGGGGGGGATGATCCGCAGGGCCGTTCAAGCGATTCCCGCCCTGTTGAAGCTGGGAAAAGCAGGCGGTACGTTTTGGAGTATGGTCATCACGGTAGTGGTCTACACGCTGATTTTTCCATGGACGTTTTCTCTGGGTTTGGTAGTGATGATCTTCATCCATGAGATGGGGCATGTCTGGGCAGCCAAACGAAAAAGATTACCCGTGTCGGCCCCTGCCTTTATCCCCTTTGTGGGAGCGCTGATCACGTTGAAAAAGCAGCCTCAGGATGCGGCTACCGAAGCCTACGTGGCGTTGGGAGGACCGGTGGTGGGCACTATAGGGGCATTTGCCTGTTATCTTCTTTATCTGTGGAGCGGTTTGGATGTACTGTTGCCCATCTCATTGATCGGTTTCATCCTGAACCTCTTCAACTTACTTCCGATCCATCCGTTGGATGGGGGACGAATCGTCACCGCTATTTCCCGCTGGTTTTGGGCAGCCGGGTTGGCGGCGGGTCTTTTCCTTATTCTTTATACGTTTAATATTCTGCTGGTGCTGATCTGGTTATTGTTTGCTTATCAATTGTGGGACACATACTTTCCCCGCAAACGACAAAAAGTCCGTACGTTGCAGGCCACGGCCCGTTTTGGTCGCGAACGGTTTGATCACATGGGTGTATGGATTCCAGGGGAGAAACACGAGCGTGAGCTGGAATTTGTACAGTACTGTACACTTCGAAATCGGGAGCATTGGTGTGACATTGTTTACCCCGGGGTGGGGATTATTCATCGTCTTCACGATTTTACCGGTCGTTTCAAAGGCGTGCGACTGATGGAAACCCGAGTGGAGGAAGAAGAGACGGGTCCATCGGTTCACATGGAATTGCAGCTCACTTATGTTCCGGGAGAAGAGGAAGGTTTTCTGCGGAAAGATGAGGCTTATTATAATGTGAAGGCCCGGACCCGCTTTGGGTATGGCTTGGTTTATTTCGGACTGGGCGCCTTTCTGTTGTACATGGTGTTTCAATTAACCGGCTTTTCGCTGGCGGGGCCGGCCGTTGTTTCGTGA
- a CDS encoding response regulator transcription factor encodes MLLTDREREVAVLIAKGYKDEEIADRLDISRRRVCEMVSSIKEKWDIGSRVEIGVLAYQIGWICDPQTANIAEHLR; translated from the coding sequence ATGCTTTTGACGGATCGAGAGCGTGAAGTAGCCGTATTGATTGCCAAGGGATACAAAGACGAAGAAATCGCGGATCGCTTGGATATCAGCCGTAGACGGGTATGTGAAATGGTTTCCTCCATCAAGGAAAAATGGGATATCGGATCGCGGGTGGAAATCGGGGTGCTTGCTTATCAGATCGGCTGGATATGTGATCCCCAAACCGCTAATATAGCCGAGCATTTAAGATAA
- a CDS encoding stage II sporulation protein M, with protein sequence MNPIYRMLAREKPGLTLAAGLMIAGVLMGLALGKQLEALALTPDHSIPHGRDVEITWWELTSHNIKVGLLFAFGALFASLPTLFFGILNGVWFGIAMVDAWDRMSIWAVFAGMIPHGVVEVPAIWLVTAAGLRPLFILFAYMKGKTIVWLEEGKQFFSLIVCSCLLFSFSGFIEVYVTPRIMEWF encoded by the coding sequence ATGAATCCCATTTACAGGATGTTGGCACGGGAGAAGCCGGGTCTGACTCTGGCAGCGGGACTGATGATCGCAGGTGTTTTGATGGGGTTGGCGTTAGGTAAGCAGCTTGAGGCGCTTGCCCTGACGCCGGATCATTCGATTCCCCATGGCAGGGATGTGGAGATCACATGGTGGGAGTTGACCTCACACAATATCAAGGTGGGTTTGTTGTTTGCGTTTGGGGCACTGTTCGCATCTCTTCCCACACTCTTTTTTGGCATACTCAATGGGGTTTGGTTTGGTATCGCCATGGTGGATGCTTGGGATCGGATGTCGATATGGGCCGTTTTTGCCGGAATGATCCCCCACGGAGTGGTGGAAGTCCCGGCCATTTGGCTGGTTACGGCGGCTGGACTGCGCCCGTTGTTTATTCTATTTGCATATATGAAGGGGAAGACGATTGTCTGGCTGGAGGAGGGGAAGCAATTTTTTTCATTGATCGTATGCTCTTGCTTACTATTTAGTTTTTCCGGTTTCATAGAGGTGTATGTGACTCCCCGGATCATGGAATGGTTTTGA
- a CDS encoding response regulator transcription factor: protein MYTNGLKISSIERDVARLIAKGYKDEEIAQELYISRRSVAKYVALLKKRWKVRSRVSIGVMVCHLGWLDPSDKVTALLEKMDRPPTDVPIHGR, encoded by the coding sequence ATGTACACCAACGGATTAAAAATTTCATCGATCGAAAGGGATGTCGCCCGTTTAATCGCAAAAGGATATAAGGACGAAGAAATTGCCCAAGAATTATATATCAGCAGACGATCGGTTGCCAAGTATGTCGCTTTGCTGAAAAAGAGATGGAAAGTACGCTCACGGGTATCCATCGGTGTGATGGTATGTCATTTGGGCTGGTTGGACCCATCGGACAAAGTCACCGCATTGCTAGAAAAAATGGATCGGCCGCCAACAGACGTTCCGATCCATGGACGATAG
- a CDS encoding ABC transporter permease has product MNFLESVRMALDAIYAHKLRSLLTVLGIVIGVSSVIIIVAIGQGGATELAQSLAGSGNTVSIQPSTDFYMDNNGEIPPDFFTEEDIRGLGNIPEVKKVITNYMRDGNLIYRDKRLDSATVIGMNNRETLELDGRKVEKGSHFTEEDFKSGLAGALIGPNVEEELFGDGGKAVGEIIRIENQPVVVIGVLAPQEGLFGGFDFQSVYIPDKVWNRIFGQGEINRVTLQVDSPEQIESVGERAIKILEANHNIEGQYEVMNLEKIAEGINQVTTIMTLVIGCIAGISLLVGGIGVMNIMLVSVTERTREIGIRKSLGATRGKILMQFLVESVTLCVIGGAVGLAAGAGIANLIAWLSPLPALVSPLVAMGALMFSMLFGVVFGILPANKAAKLDPIQCLRWE; this is encoded by the coding sequence ATGAATTTCCTGGAAAGCGTGCGAATGGCCCTGGATGCCATATACGCCCATAAGCTGCGCTCCCTCCTGACCGTGCTGGGAATCGTGATCGGTGTATCCTCTGTGATCATCATCGTCGCCATCGGACAGGGAGGGGCAACCGAGCTGGCCCAGTCCTTAGCGGGCAGTGGAAATACTGTCTCCATCCAGCCGAGCACCGATTTTTATATGGATAACAACGGAGAAATACCCCCGGACTTCTTTACCGAGGAAGACATCCGGGGGCTGGGGAATATCCCAGAGGTGAAGAAGGTCATCACGAACTATATGAGAGACGGGAATCTGATATACCGTGACAAACGGCTGGATAGTGCGACGGTTATTGGGATGAATAACCGTGAGACGTTGGAGTTGGACGGCCGCAAGGTGGAAAAAGGGAGCCATTTCACTGAGGAAGATTTCAAAAGCGGGTTGGCCGGTGCCTTAATTGGTCCTAATGTGGAAGAGGAGTTATTTGGTGACGGCGGAAAAGCGGTTGGCGAGATTATCCGGATTGAAAATCAACCGGTGGTTGTAATAGGGGTGTTGGCCCCACAGGAAGGGCTTTTTGGAGGATTTGACTTCCAGTCTGTCTATATCCCGGATAAGGTGTGGAACCGGATCTTCGGTCAAGGGGAGATTAATCGGGTGACGCTACAAGTCGATTCCCCTGAGCAAATCGAATCAGTAGGAGAGCGAGCGATCAAGATTCTGGAGGCCAACCACAACATCGAGGGCCAATATGAAGTGATGAACCTGGAGAAAATCGCCGAAGGGATCAACCAAGTGACCACGATTATGACGTTGGTGATCGGATGCATTGCCGGCATTTCCCTGTTGGTGGGCGGAATTGGTGTGATGAATATCATGCTGGTCTCCGTGACGGAACGGACCCGGGAGATCGGCATTCGAAAATCGCTCGGTGCCACCCGGGGTAAAATCCTGATGCAATTTTTAGTAGAGTCCGTCACCCTGTGTGTCATCGGAGGGGCCGTAGGATTAGCGGCGGGAGCCGGAATCGCCAACCTGATCGCCTGGCTGTCCCCTTTACCGGCGTTGGTCAGTCCGCTTGTGGCGATGGGGGCCTTGATGTTTTCCATGTTGTTCGGGGTCGTATTCGGCATCCTTCCCGCCAACAAAGCGGCCAAGTTGGATCCCATCCAGTGTCTGAGGTGGGAATGA
- a CDS encoding ABC transporter ATP-binding protein, which produces MILLEGIDKTYGTGSIAVTVLRNIHLEVGRGEFVAIMGPSGSGKSTLMNLIGCLDRPDCGTVRLDGMEVSQASEGQLATLRNRTIGFVFQNFQLLPRMNALRNVELPLVYAGAAKRERMKRSREALERVGLSDRVEHFPAELSGGQQQRVAIARALVNRPKLLLADEPTGALDTRSGETVLALFRELHKEGKTVVMITHDPEVARHADRQVRIRDGEIVEDTAWRRGGA; this is translated from the coding sequence ATGATCCTCTTGGAAGGGATCGATAAAACCTACGGGACCGGATCCATCGCCGTTACCGTCCTTCGAAATATCCACTTGGAAGTGGGGAGGGGGGAATTTGTGGCCATCATGGGACCGTCCGGTTCCGGCAAATCCACTCTCATGAATCTGATCGGCTGTCTGGATCGGCCCGACTGCGGAACTGTACGGTTAGACGGTATGGAAGTTTCTCAGGCGAGTGAGGGCCAATTGGCAACACTTCGTAACCGCACCATCGGGTTTGTGTTTCAAAATTTTCAGCTCCTCCCCCGTATGAACGCCCTCCGCAATGTGGAATTGCCGCTGGTGTATGCGGGAGCGGCCAAGCGAGAGCGGATGAAGCGTTCCCGGGAGGCGTTGGAACGGGTGGGCTTAAGCGACAGGGTGGAACATTTCCCAGCGGAGCTCTCGGGAGGACAGCAACAGCGGGTGGCTATCGCCCGTGCACTGGTCAACCGTCCCAAGCTGCTCTTGGCAGATGAACCGACAGGGGCTTTGGACACCCGATCGGGAGAGACGGTTTTGGCCCTGTTTCGTGAACTGCATAAGGAAGGAAAGACCGTTGTCATGATCACCCATGATCCGGAAGTGGCCCGTCATGCCGATCGTCAGGTGAGGATTCGGGATGGGGAGATTGTGGAGGATACCGCTTGGAGGAGGGGAGGGGCATGA
- a CDS encoding efflux RND transporter periplasmic adaptor subunit, which translates to MNLKKAGIGAAIVVTIAGMIAFSYYQSEGGKTQEVEVLRLKQETFTETIMTSGVLESRKQQQEYFQAERGTVEEIHVKPGDSVDKGDALVRYGSPDGGGEIRQAELGLEQAKLSRSDLYRQLENIRKQAGGRGSDAEKDVLHQIRVADLEVAQAESQLSQARQKYAGLIIKSEQKGTVIRVNPSVQMGENGGPMITVADLKQLKVDAEVSEFDAVKVKEGQSVIVRSDSVEKGEWMGTVKEVAFAPEERGKAESSQVVFPVEIHLDDPPPLKLGSNLVVEITITEKKALGLPASAVVERNDRDVVFVVEKGIVREREVKTGTSDSDHVEILSGVGKTDSIVAAPPEDLSSGAEVVIP; encoded by the coding sequence ATGAACCTTAAAAAAGCAGGGATCGGTGCCGCCATTGTGGTCACCATCGCAGGGATGATCGCCTTCTCCTACTACCAATCCGAGGGGGGGAAGACGCAGGAAGTGGAAGTGTTGCGACTGAAGCAGGAGACCTTTACGGAGACGATCATGACATCCGGAGTGCTGGAATCGAGAAAACAGCAACAGGAATACTTCCAGGCGGAACGCGGCACAGTGGAGGAAATTCATGTGAAGCCGGGAGATTCGGTGGATAAAGGGGATGCGCTGGTTCGCTATGGAAGCCCCGACGGCGGCGGGGAAATCCGGCAGGCGGAGTTGGGACTGGAACAGGCCAAGTTGTCACGGTCCGATTTGTATCGGCAGTTGGAAAATATTCGTAAACAAGCGGGCGGTCGGGGTTCCGATGCGGAAAAGGATGTGCTCCACCAAATCCGAGTCGCGGATCTGGAAGTGGCACAAGCGGAAAGCCAGTTGTCACAAGCGCGCCAAAAATATGCGGGGTTAATTATAAAGAGTGAACAGAAAGGGACCGTCATCCGGGTGAATCCGTCGGTACAAATGGGAGAAAACGGGGGTCCAATGATTACCGTTGCGGATCTGAAGCAATTGAAAGTGGATGCGGAAGTGTCGGAATTTGATGCAGTCAAGGTGAAAGAAGGCCAATCGGTGATCGTCCGTTCCGACTCGGTTGAAAAAGGGGAGTGGATGGGAACCGTGAAAGAGGTGGCTTTTGCCCCTGAAGAAAGGGGGAAGGCGGAGTCTTCCCAGGTGGTGTTTCCGGTGGAGATCCACTTGGACGACCCGCCTCCCCTGAAGCTGGGTTCCAACCTGGTGGTGGAGATCACCATCACGGAAAAGAAAGCACTCGGATTGCCCGCTTCTGCGGTGGTGGAACGGAACGACCGGGATGTGGTATTCGTGGTAGAGAAGGGGATCGTCCGGGAACGGGAAGTGAAGACGGGGACCTCCGATTCGGATCACGTGGAGATTCTTTCCGGGGTCGGGAAGACGGATTCCATCGTCGCCGCCCCGCCTGAGGATCTTTCCAGCGGGGCGGAAGTGGTGATCCCATGA
- a CDS encoding YIP1 family protein, with protein sequence MEIQIQPEQSRSDGRKSSVWGVLTDPYTQFGRIKRDPRIWSPLLVVILLSIVFTGIQGYVISQQVPLDNEVLEGIEQNSFDQFVFIFSIVGAVFGGTVTPLFAILVISLVQWLLVKLFSSEVGFRPLFSLNAHLHILAVLALGVNATSGWLLGLSVEVQMTSLAVFLSTEHGVVRNLLSQVELFAIWKWILTAGGLAVVAGLTRKQGWTVVGIIIALSLSLAALFGWVETFMEEMVPVQ encoded by the coding sequence GTGGAAATCCAAATTCAACCTGAACAGAGTCGGTCGGACGGCCGCAAATCATCCGTGTGGGGCGTGTTGACGGATCCATACACACAGTTCGGCCGGATCAAACGAGATCCGCGCATTTGGTCTCCCTTGTTGGTGGTGATCTTGTTATCCATTGTGTTTACGGGAATTCAGGGCTATGTGATTTCACAGCAAGTGCCACTGGATAATGAAGTGCTGGAGGGGATCGAGCAGAATTCATTTGATCAGTTTGTTTTCATCTTTTCCATCGTCGGTGCTGTGTTTGGGGGAACCGTAACGCCGCTGTTTGCTATTCTCGTGATCAGCCTGGTGCAATGGCTCTTGGTTAAGCTTTTTTCATCGGAAGTGGGTTTTCGTCCGCTCTTCTCTCTTAACGCGCATTTGCATATCCTGGCGGTATTGGCTCTGGGAGTGAATGCCACCAGCGGATGGCTCCTCGGATTGTCAGTAGAAGTACAGATGACCAGTCTGGCTGTTTTCTTGTCCACGGAGCATGGGGTGGTTCGCAATCTGTTGTCACAGGTGGAATTGTTTGCAATCTGGAAATGGATCTTGACCGCGGGGGGATTGGCCGTGGTGGCGGGTCTGACCCGTAAGCAAGGTTGGACCGTGGTCGGCATCATAATCGCCCTCAGCTTATCTTTGGCGGCATTGTTCGGATGGGTCGAAACATTTATGGAAGAAATGGTACCGGTCCAATGA
- a CDS encoding HAMP domain-containing sensor histidine kinase, with product MRRWGMFGAGRFRAGMEGLVPVVLASLAVWLFPPGGLVQLGGLAIGWSLLVLWALVWPAYRIRLPIRYWRAWIGFSWLYLTVIYIVNAAVEWRLVSIHDDFFRSVQHEFVRSPWEYGLYLVTSGGTIALARGVLHVWRRFSHWVERRLIRQMTVSHIQVLGVVFAIFSLLVLAYLLIWDLPDRVKGVKETEEAARWTAPLLSEEENEKRLKEWLEQMEHTLSPSGLLTAEWIVFDQSGRMLGASGEGYSHRTGDMVEGALRSGRSQSTVVEGERALYVVAAPIYDEEFQVTGVLVQERPVEPLESFVVVVLFLSFFMLVSLAVFPVSLGVALLISGVFAYVRSRKMTERFQQVAQAAEEWSRGNLEHRIGPNGRDEVGKLSDQLNQVAVSLAQAQDRLAAEKREVERLLQSKKAWVSDVSHELRTPVALIHGHLEMMDGQQGAVDRERLPIIRREVTRLKQMIDQLFHLAVSDDMPEEEWERQPVAMDQLLREVGEAFSPIAWRERKIAMEWDLPPNLPIVMGDENRIRQILHNLIRNALRHTPEGGMVRLAAMRQSGSRLEVRVSDTGSGIDPEELAHIFQRRFRGDGQIVGDQGGGLGLALVKEWIEQLDGEVTVHSEEGGGTEVVLTFPV from the coding sequence ATGAGACGCTGGGGGATGTTCGGTGCCGGCCGGTTTCGGGCAGGGATGGAAGGGTTGGTTCCGGTTGTGTTGGCCAGCTTGGCTGTTTGGCTGTTTCCGCCGGGAGGGTTGGTCCAGCTGGGAGGATTGGCCATCGGGTGGTCGCTTCTGGTTCTGTGGGCATTGGTTTGGCCGGCGTATCGAATCCGCCTGCCCATCCGCTATTGGCGTGCATGGATCGGGTTTTCCTGGCTGTACCTCACCGTCATATATATCGTAAATGCGGCTGTCGAATGGCGGCTGGTTTCCATCCATGACGATTTTTTTCGTTCCGTCCAGCATGAATTTGTAAGATCACCATGGGAGTACGGGCTGTACCTGGTCACAAGCGGGGGCACGATTGCATTGGCCCGGGGCGTGTTGCACGTGTGGAGACGATTTTCCCATTGGGTGGAGCGGCGATTGATCCGGCAAATGACGGTCTCCCACATCCAGGTGCTGGGGGTGGTGTTTGCCATCTTCAGTTTGTTGGTGCTTGCTTACTTATTGATATGGGATCTCCCTGATCGGGTCAAAGGGGTGAAAGAGACGGAAGAGGCGGCCCGTTGGACGGCCCCCTTACTGTCGGAGGAAGAAAATGAAAAACGGTTGAAGGAGTGGTTGGAGCAGATGGAACACACCTTGTCTCCCTCCGGACTTTTGACAGCGGAATGGATTGTCTTTGATCAATCCGGCCGGATGTTGGGAGCATCCGGTGAAGGATACAGTCATCGAACCGGAGACATGGTGGAGGGGGCATTGCGGTCGGGCCGTTCTCAATCCACGGTGGTGGAAGGGGAACGAGCCTTGTATGTGGTGGCGGCGCCGATCTATGACGAAGAATTCCAAGTGACGGGAGTGTTGGTGCAGGAGCGTCCGGTGGAACCACTGGAATCCTTTGTCGTGGTCGTGTTGTTTCTTTCCTTTTTTATGCTGGTGTCACTGGCCGTTTTTCCAGTCAGCCTGGGTGTGGCGCTTCTCATATCCGGTGTGTTTGCCTATGTGCGCTCCCGTAAAATGACGGAACGCTTCCAGCAGGTGGCTCAGGCAGCGGAGGAGTGGTCCCGGGGAAATCTGGAGCACCGAATCGGCCCCAACGGTCGGGACGAGGTGGGGAAACTGTCCGACCAGCTGAACCAGGTGGCTGTCTCGCTGGCGCAGGCCCAAGATCGCTTGGCTGCGGAAAAAAGGGAAGTAGAGCGACTGTTACAGTCAAAAAAGGCCTGGGTCTCCGATGTCTCCCATGAGTTGCGCACGCCCGTCGCGTTAATTCACGGTCATCTCGAGATGATGGATGGACAACAGGGAGCGGTCGACCGGGAACGTTTGCCCATCATCCGGAGGGAAGTAACGCGCTTAAAGCAAATGATCGATCAACTGTTTCATCTGGCCGTCTCCGACGATATGCCGGAAGAGGAGTGGGAACGACAGCCGGTGGCGATGGATCAACTCCTGAGGGAGGTAGGGGAGGCGTTTTCCCCTATTGCCTGGCGTGAGCGAAAAATTGCGATGGAGTGGGATCTCCCCCCGAATCTACCGATCGTGATGGGAGACGAGAATCGGATCCGTCAGATTTTGCACAACCTGATCCGTAATGCGCTGCGCCATACCCCCGAAGGGGGAATGGTACGCCTGGCGGCGATGCGGCAGTCGGGGAGCAGACTGGAAGTACGGGTATCGGATACCGGGAGCGGGATTGATCCGGAGGAGTTGGCGCATATCTTTCAGCGCCGTTTTCGCGGGGACGGCCAGATCGTGGGGGATCAGGGAGGGGGGCTTGGACTGGCCTTGGTTAAGGAATGGATAGAGCAGCTGGACGGGGAGGTGACCGTCCACAGTGAGGAGGGGGGCGGCACGGAAGTGGTATTGACGTTTCCGGTTTGA
- a CDS encoding response regulator transcription factor → MAKILIVEDERDLADLIAEQLTLDGHRTRTVHNGETGLKAWKEEQPDLVILDWMLPGMDGVHLCKEIRKQSVVPILMLTAKGEEMERVWGLEMGADDYMTKPFSMRELQARVRASLRRVVLMERKIQNSPPSVVDHGFIRLLADQREVHLEGAVLELTPKEYELLSLLLSHPRRVFSRTYLLEEIWGGYHVHNDRSVDSHVSRLRRKLVPYSASIETVWGTGYRFVPDRAGQT, encoded by the coding sequence ATGGCCAAGATTTTGATCGTGGAGGATGAACGGGATTTGGCGGATCTGATCGCGGAGCAGTTGACGCTGGACGGGCACCGGACACGGACAGTTCATAATGGAGAAACGGGGCTGAAAGCCTGGAAGGAAGAACAGCCGGATCTGGTCATTCTGGACTGGATGCTGCCTGGCATGGATGGTGTCCATCTCTGCAAGGAGATCCGTAAGCAATCCGTGGTGCCGATTCTGATGTTGACGGCCAAAGGCGAGGAGATGGAGCGGGTGTGGGGATTGGAAATGGGGGCGGACGATTATATGACGAAGCCCTTCAGCATGCGGGAATTACAGGCACGGGTGCGTGCGTCGCTGCGGCGGGTGGTGTTGATGGAACGAAAGATTCAAAACAGCCCGCCATCCGTGGTGGATCACGGTTTTATCCGGCTGCTGGCAGATCAGCGGGAAGTTCACCTGGAGGGTGCGGTGTTGGAGCTGACTCCCAAGGAATATGAATTGTTATCGTTGTTGTTGTCCCATCCCCGGCGGGTGTTCAGCCGTACCTATCTGTTGGAGGAGATTTGGGGAGGCTATCATGTCCATAACGATCGTTCCGTCGACTCCCACGTTTCCCGGTTGCGCCGAAAGCTGGTTCCCTACTCCGCTTCCATTGAAACCGTTTGGGGGACGGGGTATCGGTTTGTGCCGGATCGGGCGGGACAGACATGA
- a CDS encoding ABC transporter permease: MNIWENLKMSLDSIRAHKMRSILTMLGIVIGVASVLVIVAIGQGGTEQLTESLAGAGNTVTVMPSTDVQMETGGVTPPGFFTQKDLRDLERIPEVERVAAASYQTGNVSYRDEAKDSVFVYGMNNTALMEWNDQKVVEGRTFQPTDFLRGNGGAVVSQSLYDELFPDGNGVGQAIRIQQQPVRVIGVLEPPKGLLASFEQDEVYLPYATWRNVTGKSEINQVMLQISSAEAIKEAGEEAVAVLNRNHGTEGDYEVMNLDQLVQGINQVANIMTVVIGSIGGISLLVGGIGVMNIMLVSVTERTREIGIRMSLGATRGQILTQFLIEAVTLSVIGGLIGILIGYGTAALISLLSPLPAVISPLVAAGAVAFSILFGVVFGLLPANKASRLNPIECLRYE, translated from the coding sequence ATGAACATCTGGGAAAACCTGAAGATGTCCCTCGATTCAATCCGGGCCCATAAGATGCGGTCCATCCTGACCATGCTGGGGATTGTGATCGGAGTAGCTTCCGTTCTGGTGATTGTGGCGATCGGTCAGGGAGGAACGGAGCAACTGACCGAATCCTTAGCCGGAGCGGGAAACACGGTCACTGTGATGCCCAGCACCGATGTTCAGATGGAGACCGGGGGCGTCACTCCGCCCGGCTTTTTCACCCAGAAGGATTTACGAGACTTGGAACGCATTCCCGAAGTGGAGCGGGTGGCGGCGGCCAGTTATCAAACGGGCAACGTTTCTTATCGGGATGAAGCCAAGGACAGCGTCTTTGTGTACGGCATGAACAATACCGCCTTGATGGAATGGAACGACCAGAAGGTGGTGGAGGGGCGCACATTCCAGCCGACCGATTTTTTGCGGGGAAACGGCGGAGCGGTGGTCAGCCAAAGCTTATATGATGAATTGTTCCCCGATGGCAACGGCGTGGGACAAGCGATCCGCATCCAGCAGCAGCCGGTCCGGGTGATTGGAGTATTGGAGCCGCCCAAGGGCCTCTTGGCCTCCTTTGAGCAGGATGAGGTGTATCTTCCCTATGCTACCTGGCGCAATGTCACCGGAAAAAGTGAGATCAACCAGGTGATGCTGCAGATCTCCAGTGCCGAGGCGATCAAGGAAGCGGGGGAAGAGGCGGTTGCCGTCCTGAACCGCAACCACGGCACCGAAGGGGATTACGAAGTGATGAATCTGGACCAGTTGGTCCAGGGGATTAACCAGGTGGCCAACATCATGACCGTGGTGATCGGCAGCATCGGGGGAATCTCCCTGCTGGTGGGCGGGATTGGCGTGATGAACATTATGCTGGTCTCCGTCACCGAACGGACACGGGAGATTGGGATCCGCATGTCCTTGGGCGCCACCCGGGGGCAAATCCTGACCCAGTTTCTGATTGAAGCGGTCACCTTGTCGGTGATCGGAGGTCTGATCGGGATCTTGATCGGGTATGGGACAGCGGCCTTGATCAGCCTGTTGTCTCCGTTGCCGGCGGTGATTTCGCCATTGGTAGCGGCGGGAGCGGTTGCCTTCTCCATCCTGTTCGGAGTCGTGTTTGGGCTGCTGCCGGCCAATAAAGCTTCGCGGCTTAATCCGATTGAGTGTTTGCGGTATGAGTAA
- a CDS encoding ABC transporter ATP-binding protein, with translation MIRLEALGKTYQTGAVSLEVLKGIQLHVKTGEYVAIMGPSGSGKSTLMNIIGCLDRPTVGEYWLNGQRVSSIGEEELAGVRNQEIGFIFQHFHLLPRMTAQRNVELPLIYSGISKQERSQRALEALEKVGLADRAEHRPSELSGGQQQRVAIARALVNHPQLLLADEPTGALDTASGERVLDLFEQLHGEGRTVVVITHDPDVGKRAQRRIRLRDGEIIEDTGAPEKEGAS, from the coding sequence ATGATCCGGCTGGAGGCGTTGGGCAAGACCTATCAGACGGGAGCCGTCTCCCTGGAGGTGCTGAAAGGGATCCAGCTGCATGTCAAAACCGGGGAATATGTCGCCATCATGGGTCCTTCCGGTTCAGGAAAGTCCACCCTGATGAATATCATCGGCTGTCTGGACCGTCCCACGGTAGGGGAATACTGGCTGAACGGTCAACGGGTTTCCTCCATCGGGGAGGAGGAACTAGCGGGAGTGCGCAACCAGGAGATCGGCTTTATCTTTCAACACTTCCATCTCTTGCCCCGGATGACCGCTCAGCGAAACGTGGAACTTCCCCTTATATACTCCGGGATTTCCAAGCAGGAACGCTCCCAGCGGGCATTGGAAGCATTGGAAAAGGTGGGGTTGGCGGATCGGGCGGAACATCGCCCCTCGGAACTTTCCGGCGGGCAGCAGCAACGGGTGGCCATTGCGCGGGCGCTGGTGAACCATCCGCAGCTCCTTTTGGCTGACGAGCCCACCGGTGCATTGGATACGGCGTCGGGGGAGCGGGTGTTGGATCTGTTTGAACAGCTGCACGGCGAAGGACGAACCGTCGTCGTCATCACCCATGACCCGGATGTGGGGAAACGGGCGCAGCGGCGGATCCGGCTTCGTGACGGGGAGATTATCGAGGATACCGGTGCCCCGGAGAAGGAGGGGGCCTCATGA